The sequence GTACACCTCGGGTTTCTAATTGATTTCAAAAAGGAAGTCAGCTTAATACTCTTCTCTGGATCCGGGATGGCGAGTGTAACCGCCACTTGGTGAAGGTTGAGTTTAAAGTGCAGAAAATAAGACTAACCTTCGTAGATTAATCCTGAGATTCGCTTAACACCACCTCTTCGTGCAAGACGTCTAATGGCGGGTTTGGTGATACCTCTAATCAGGAGAAAGCAATGAGTCAGTATCAGTCCCCATCGatgacaaagaagaaggatgcGTTATACTTACTGGATGTTATCTCTCAAAACTTTTCGGTGTCTTTTAgcaccacctttacccaaacctttaccaccttttcctcGACCGGACATTGTATTAGATGTATTTATTTAATGGGTTGTTGTGGAGTGTGAAGAGGGTTTGACTATTGATTAGTCGATTTGCGTTGTTATTGGTGTTGTTgtggatgaaagaagagggaggATTGCATAGATGTTGAACGAAGGAGggtttatatatgtatgaGAAATGGCTAATTGAGTTTACATGGGAGAGGCGTCATACCCAAAAACATAAACAATCTGAAGTTCATATCTGATGATCCGGCGTTATCCGGCGATATCTCATGCAAGTTGTACACAAATCACGTGACTTGTATCCTTTTTATCACCGCTGTACCGGGATACCGGGATTAACGTTCACGGTGAGATGGCGAGATTGCCCGTGATTCAGAGGTACCTATTGGTAGTGTAGTCTCATCGGTGATTCAAAGTTAGTAAGACTGAGTGATCACAATTGAGTTTTCTTACAGGGGATCAGGTGTTCAGGTGCTCAAGTGCGTCATTGGGTTTTGTATGTAACATTGACATTGAGCTGGAGGTGAAGTCAGGAAGAAAACGAATTATAGAGTCAATGTGCGCGAAGTAGCTCATGTCGTATACGCTTAATGCAACACCTCTGACTTCAGTGTTCTCATTGAGCCACCtgtcaaatgatcaaaagacaaagtCCACTGTCAATACTATGCATAAGGTCATTACAGCAAATTGACATGAAGggtgaaagaaggtatctagaaaaagaaagaagcttgACTAGTACACAACGATCAAAGCGTTGATCAATTTCTGCCACTGATCTGCAATATTCCCTCTGTCcgttcatctcatctcatcctcCATCTGGTAAATCGCCAAGTCCTTGCATcatcgatgttgatgatgtgtgTATCTCACTGGGATGTCAAATCATCTACAAAGACCAAGTACCAATCGACCAACTCAAAGATCATCCACGGTTACTACGACTACGACAACAACCACCTTACCTGCAATCGCTCCTTCGTTGATAAGAAGTAAATCTACAATTCATCTACCTCTATATCGCAGAATCCTATATCCGCATGATGATCCTTCGTCCATCATACCGAAGATCGTTATTGGTGAAGGAGACGAGATCGATCTGATCAATGAGAGGTATGTTTTTTGTAATCTCTCGTGAAAGTCTTTGATCGACTCTCCCGACTATCTCTCGAATTCATTGAATTGTCTATTCACCACAATCAAAAGCTAATATGACCATTTGCTGGACATTCATCACTCTGATGAAATAGATTACATCACTTGATAGCACTTGCTTTGAGAGGATACGTTCTATCATGGTATTCGAGGTTCACCCCAAATCGTGcattaccatcttcaataAACAAATCCATTATTCATCCAATATTATCACCCATCTTGACTTCCATATATGATAATcctgatcaattgatttaTTTCATCCTGGTTGATTTACCTGTAATAATCAACATCCATCTGAGGACATATTATCATTGTATATTCACATTAAAATCTGGTTCACCGTTACCTTTACCattatcctcatcatcgtcttcgtcttcgtgGAGAGAGAAAAATGGGGATCACTGTAATTTGgaagatatatatcataaCCATTTACCTCTTTTATCGGTTTCTTATAATATAGAACAAGTTGGATATGAAAATGGATGTGAATGTGGATATGGATTATCACCAATTTACCTTTCGGCTTTATCAACTTGCTTGTTATCGAACTATGTGGGGAATCAACCTGATGTGGAAAGGTTGATGAGTAGAGAAATTTTATCTAAAAGTATATTAGGATCAATAGGTAGAAAATTGATTCAGAATTGGTTTTGGTATTCAATCATCTTGAAATTATTAGGTGAACCAAATTCACATTccacttcctcatcatctataactgcaacttcaacttcaacttcgtCGTCGAATCAACTGTATActaaagaaggagatgacaAGTATCAGAGTATAGACCAACTCATCATGAAATGGTCGACTAGATTGATCTCAATTTTCGTCAAGATCTGGGGAGGAATCATAAGTCTCATAGCTATTTACTCGGCTTCGAAAGATTACGGCCCGAAATATGGGAGGTGTTATGAACCAATCTTACTATTGACAAAAGAGATCTTAGGGGTTGATGGAAGGAATGGGTTATATAGGAGGAACTGGCCGGCAAGAATGATCTGGGGTATGACGGAAATGATCGTTTCGTTATCTGGTGGTGTACTGGATAGGTGAGTGAATGAACACCCTTTGTAGGGACTGGACCCTTCCTGTCGTGTGCCAAGATATACCCTCACTGCGTTATCTGTACCCCTCAATAATTggttgatcagctgatcatgcTCAATATCGCAGAATACTCCCTCACTTAATCCATACAGTCCTCTTGACACCTGAAACTTCTCTCAAACTGATCGATCTAGTCGAAAAAATACTTTTTCCAGATGGATATCCAGGACCTTCGCCCCCTGATCCTACTCGAACCGAGGTTGTGGATCTGAAAATCAGAGCGGAGAAAAGGATAGATGAGatcataccttctttcatcaagtACATGTACTttagtgaagatggaggtggtggaggtaCGAAATTGGTACTGGATGCTATCGTTGATAAAGGCTGTAATTCACATTTGGTCGCTATGATCCTGACCAGTCTAGTGGGCACTGTCATCCCTGATCTTGTAGTGGAACAGACTGATTACATCGAGACGAACACGACTGTGGATAcaaaagtggaagatgattttatTGATCTTGGTGAAACTTGAAAAGACTGGCAATAAAGGGATCCATTGCATTGCATTGTACTAAAATAACAGTGTTGTAGGCAAATCCAAATAGTATTGTATAATTGTATAGATCTAACATATATGTACATAATGACGCCTTCCATTGATGGCTGTAATAGACCGTTCTCCCTCCCCTTTACTTTCCAAAGCATTAAATGGTCGATAAGTCATCCCATGACCATTGTCGTGTACCAATCACTAGACTCAACATGGGGGACTACATGTTCAATTAGAAATCCTTCCACTCATCATCCTCCCATCCATCTTTTTTACCCTTTGCAGCATTACCAGATTGTTTAGCTGATCCGGCAGTGTTCgctgaagcagctgaagTAGGTTGATTATCCCAACTGTCAAAGAAATCGTCCTGATCGGCACCACCATGAGGAGTTatgaaaccttcttctgcatCACCTGATCTTTCTAATTGACCATAACCTCTTTGATTTGGGTTACCTGGacctgatttacctaaaCCCAATTTACCCAATTGTTGATTTAAATCTAAACCACCTTTTTGTTTTGCTACATCGTTTAATTGATCCCAGCCTTCATTAGCACGTTGACTTGCCCAATAagaagcttctttagcttgttcagcAGCTGTATTTAAATATTGTTTTAGGttttctcctccttcacctgaagtATATTCAGTGGCTTTAGCCATACCTGGTTTAACTACAGATTGGTTGATTTCACCCGCTGCAATAGCTACTGCAGATGAAAACAATCCCCATCCTTTACTCAAAGCTCCCAAGGGATTCTTTTGTAATTCGTCTAGAGTAGGTGCTGAATGACTTGATAATGCGTATGAAGGATGatttcctgatcctgatcctgatcctccTTGATCAGGTGTatatgaaggagaagaaccGAATCCCGCATATTTACCTCCTTGAGAAGGTGGTAGATGATCTGGTCTATTGGCGTTGTTATTCCCCATTCTCTCGAAAAAGGCTTCATTCTCGGCTTTTTGGGCTGGTGCAATGGATGGGTTTAGGTTGGATGATCCGAtacctccacctccagctcTTGATTTACGAGTAGCTTGGGCTGACGTTGGTCTAGATGGAGCAGCTGatgctggaggtggtgaagatggggACCATGCTTGAGGTGGATCAGCACATGCTGCTGCGAGCTTCGTCATTAAGATATCAGTTTCATTCAATGGATCGATGTATATAAAAATGCAGACGTAATCAAGATAGtccactcaccttctctcgATATTGAGTCGCGGCCCAAGAATTGTATTTCTCCTGCATGCCCATTCCTTTAGTATAACCACCTCCGGGACCATAATTCTCCATGAAAGACTTGAAAGCTTCATTGCCTCCGAGCTGATATTTAGAGCATGTCAGTCAAGTTGAGTACGCTTGCTAGATACCGTTGTTTCTCAAacccaccttcatcttctttagtTGATCCTCTGACCATTTATCCATCGTGATACTTCTGACAAAGGAGATGTGGACGCCAAAACCTATCATGGACGCGTCAGACACGTGAGCTGAGGCATTATCTTGGTATCTAGAAAGTGGTTGGTAGCTCACCTCTGTGAACACCGGAACACTCCAGACAGATAAAAGTACCATAGCTCACACTTGCCCattgaggtgaaggtgcaTTGCAATCCACACAAACTATGAAGGAGTCAATGGTATATCAGTTAGACTGACCAGTGATGCATGAGCCCTCGATCGTATAAAGTATTTGCTTGATCGCCAGATAAGATACTGACGCTTGTTGTTACCTGTGTTCATGAGAGCAAGTAGCTCTTTCTTTTGGTAATTCTCCGCCATGTTGAATATACTTTGCTAGTGTGAGGGGAGATGCGATAGACGATCTTGTATACAAATGAGACTGGTGATTGTATATGGTCGAAGGGAGTGTGTATACCAGTATAATTTGAGCCTTCCGGTAGTCTTCTAtagaatatgatgatatgatgatccAATGCAATGAATGGTTCTGTCTGTCTATTTGCCCCTTTGGTGTCAGTCACCCACtggtagtagtagtagtTTGATCGACGAAAACAAAACAAACGACAGGTTACCTTTGAATAACGATTAACACAGTGACGTGGCAATAACTTCATCTTATCTGATTACATAATATTCAGCGGTTTAAACGTGTTTAATTCCCCGATCTCGGCAAGATCTgctttcattcacttcatcatcgtctccaaTAAATGTTGTAGATTGCAGTGTCTAAATAGTAGATAACGGTGATTGCATTTAATTACAATAAACCTatccaatcatccaacaAAGTCAAACGTTTCTCCTTGGATAGGTATTCAAGGACCGACAAAGGtaagagaagagaagagcagagaagagaagagaagcaaagaaagaaagaatgcCAAAAGAAGATCCATCACATCCACCACCTTTGAAAAGGGGCGATGCATGCTTGTATTGTCGTAAGAGGAGGATAAGATGTTCAGCCGAGAAACCGACTTGTCAACATTGTTCGAAATCAGGTAGAGAGTGTGTATATGATAGTGGTAAACCAGTTAGTCGAGTTAaacaattagaagaaaaACTCGCTCAATTGGAAAACCTACTTCAAGGCGGTGGTCCTGGGATCGCATCCGGTAGCAGTAATGGTGGAGGGGTaggaggatcaagaagggaaagtcaAGAGAACGGTTCAACATCATCTAGACCACCTGCATTAAAtcatacttcttcatcaggtaGTGAATCGATACAAAATGATTTCGATATCGGA comes from Kwoniella shivajii chromosome 9, complete sequence and encodes:
- a CDS encoding histone H4 yields the protein MSGRGKGGKGLGKGGAKRHRKVLRDNIQGITKPAIRRLARRGGVKRISGLIYEETRGVLKIFLENVIRDSVTYTEHAKRKTVTSLDVVYALKRQGRTLYGFGA